In a single window of the Streptomyces sp. NBC_00285 genome:
- a CDS encoding alpha-N-acetylglucosaminidase: protein MTGNQPLSRRGLLTGAAAFGGVVLLSPPQGAHAAPGPAGQAAKPFDTTPASVALRRLLPGHHRQVTLCALAPGGADRFRVTGRPGAITVQGTSPAVLLTGLNTYLARAAQADISWNGEQLDLPRLLPAPDGEIAATANVPHRFALNDTNDGYTGPYRDWDAWQRELDVLALHGVNEVLVYTGADAVYYDTFRAFGYSDAELRAWIPAPAHQPWWLLQNMSGFGGPVSRRLIERRADLAAKITDRLRDLGMTPVLPGYFGTVPDGFVARNGGDARVVPQGDWGAFKRPDWLDPRTTVFAEVAATFYRAQSERFGDSSMYKMDLLHEGGNPGDVPVGQAAKAVEASLRKAHPGAVWAILGWQNNPSKDILDAVDKARMFVVDGLSDRYTTVTDRESDWGGTPYAFGSIWNFGGHTPMGANAPDWVEQYPKWRDKDNSALAGIAAMPEGADNNHAALALLTDLAWTPGTIDLDDWFASYAVSRYGAADPHALAAWQTIRDTAYGMSRADAWSEAPDGLFGARPSLGANKAAAWGPEADRYDTTVFDRALTELLQVAPALRDSSAYRYDLADVTRQVLSNRSRMLLPQIKAAYDTADRARFDELTTIWLDWMRLMDKVLATSGQHLLGRWLADARSWGGTRAEKDQLEYDARSIITTWGGRVSSEEGLHDYANREWSGLVAGLYLTRWKTYFQELSRALKEHRAPKAFDWFALEDDWAHRHDTYPTRTTGDVHKLARRVHDTLAADPHQATLTASSPKGAVTEGGAVTVTVAFTNRNGFAPATGVTLSVQAPAGMTAKPVGTVTSASVAPGRTFSADFELTLTGTVADLVTRVPATAAYRSGASAASPRGTATASVRLMAATGVRDPYRTVSFNDAVFGQSGTALAIEGAGADLWAGTNQFGAIHRAGAFGTASTATVKVVSQDSTGGWARAGLIVRNDLSADGSPGYVNLAVTPSNGCVLSWDSGQDGTFDSIKTAGSFAAPVFLRLTRAGSAYTGEASTDGTTWTTIGTATPGGAAGTQDVGVFMTAANGWTGTRGIAEFQDFTLS from the coding sequence ATGACAGGCAATCAACCCCTCAGCCGCAGAGGTCTGCTGACGGGAGCGGCCGCGTTCGGCGGTGTGGTGCTGCTGTCCCCACCACAGGGCGCCCACGCGGCTCCGGGGCCGGCCGGCCAGGCCGCGAAGCCGTTCGACACGACCCCCGCGTCGGTGGCGCTGCGCCGCCTGCTGCCCGGTCACCACCGGCAGGTCACGCTCTGTGCGCTGGCCCCCGGCGGCGCCGACCGGTTCCGCGTCACGGGCCGGCCCGGTGCAATCACCGTGCAGGGCACCAGCCCCGCGGTGCTGCTCACCGGTCTCAACACCTATCTCGCGCGGGCGGCGCAGGCCGACATCTCCTGGAACGGCGAACAGCTGGACCTGCCCCGGCTGCTGCCCGCCCCCGACGGCGAGATCGCCGCGACGGCCAACGTCCCGCACCGGTTCGCCCTCAACGACACCAACGACGGCTACACCGGCCCCTACCGCGACTGGGACGCATGGCAGCGGGAACTGGACGTCCTCGCCCTGCACGGCGTCAACGAGGTCCTCGTCTACACCGGCGCCGACGCCGTCTACTACGACACCTTTCGCGCATTCGGCTACTCCGACGCGGAGTTGCGGGCCTGGATCCCGGCCCCCGCACATCAGCCGTGGTGGCTCCTGCAGAACATGTCGGGGTTCGGCGGCCCGGTGTCCCGGCGGCTCATCGAGAGGCGCGCCGACCTCGCCGCGAAGATCACCGATCGGCTGCGGGACCTGGGCATGACCCCGGTGCTGCCCGGCTACTTCGGAACCGTGCCCGACGGGTTCGTGGCGAGGAACGGCGGAGACGCGCGGGTCGTGCCCCAGGGCGACTGGGGCGCCTTCAAGCGGCCCGACTGGCTCGACCCTCGGACGACCGTGTTCGCAGAGGTCGCAGCCACCTTCTACCGCGCCCAGTCGGAACGCTTCGGCGACAGCTCGATGTACAAGATGGACCTGCTGCACGAAGGCGGAAACCCGGGCGACGTACCCGTGGGACAGGCCGCCAAGGCCGTGGAGGCATCACTGCGCAAAGCCCACCCCGGCGCCGTCTGGGCCATCCTCGGCTGGCAGAACAACCCGAGCAAGGACATCCTCGACGCCGTCGACAAGGCCCGGATGTTCGTCGTCGACGGCCTCTCCGACCGCTACACTACGGTCACCGACCGGGAGAGCGACTGGGGCGGCACCCCCTACGCGTTCGGCAGCATCTGGAACTTCGGCGGCCACACCCCGATGGGCGCCAACGCCCCCGACTGGGTGGAGCAGTACCCGAAGTGGCGGGACAAGGACAACAGCGCCCTGGCCGGCATCGCCGCCATGCCGGAGGGCGCCGACAACAACCACGCCGCGCTCGCCCTGCTCACCGACCTGGCCTGGACACCCGGCACGATCGACCTCGACGACTGGTTCGCCTCGTATGCCGTGTCCCGCTACGGCGCAGCGGACCCGCACGCCCTCGCCGCCTGGCAGACCATCCGCGACACGGCGTACGGCATGAGCCGCGCCGACGCCTGGAGCGAGGCACCCGACGGACTGTTCGGGGCCCGCCCGAGCCTCGGCGCGAACAAGGCCGCCGCCTGGGGCCCGGAGGCGGACCGCTACGACACCACCGTCTTCGACCGGGCGCTGACCGAACTGCTGCAGGTGGCGCCCGCGTTGCGCGACAGCTCCGCCTACCGGTACGACCTGGCAGACGTGACCCGGCAGGTGCTGTCCAACCGGAGCCGGATGCTGCTGCCACAGATCAAGGCCGCCTACGACACGGCCGACCGCGCCCGTTTCGATGAACTCACCACTATCTGGCTGGACTGGATGCGGCTCATGGACAAGGTGCTGGCCACCAGCGGGCAGCACCTGCTCGGCCGGTGGCTGGCCGACGCCCGCTCCTGGGGCGGCACGAGGGCCGAGAAGGACCAACTGGAGTACGACGCACGGTCGATCATCACCACCTGGGGCGGCCGGGTCAGCAGCGAGGAGGGGTTGCACGACTACGCCAACCGGGAGTGGTCCGGACTGGTCGCAGGCCTGTATCTGACCCGTTGGAAGACGTACTTCCAGGAACTGTCCCGGGCCCTGAAGGAGCACCGCGCCCCGAAGGCCTTCGACTGGTTCGCGCTGGAGGACGACTGGGCGCACCGGCACGACACCTACCCGACGAGGACCACCGGTGACGTCCACAAGCTGGCGCGGCGGGTCCACGACACCTTGGCCGCCGACCCGCACCAGGCCACGCTGACCGCTTCCTCCCCCAAGGGCGCGGTGACGGAGGGCGGTGCGGTCACCGTCACGGTGGCCTTCACCAACCGCAACGGGTTCGCGCCGGCCACCGGGGTGACGCTGTCCGTCCAGGCGCCCGCGGGGATGACCGCGAAGCCGGTCGGGACGGTGACCTCCGCCTCGGTCGCACCGGGCCGGACGTTCTCGGCGGACTTCGAGCTGACGCTCACCGGCACCGTTGCCGACCTGGTGACCCGCGTCCCGGCCACCGCCGCCTACCGCAGCGGCGCCTCGGCGGCCTCGCCCAGGGGGACGGCCACGGCGTCGGTGCGGCTCATGGCGGCGACGGGAGTGCGGGACCCGTACCGGACCGTGAGCTTCAACGACGCCGTCTTCGGCCAGTCGGGCACTGCGCTGGCCATCGAGGGCGCGGGCGCCGACCTGTGGGCCGGCACCAACCAGTTCGGTGCCATCCACCGTGCGGGCGCGTTCGGGACCGCTTCCACCGCCACGGTGAAGGTCGTCTCGCAGGACAGCACCGGCGGCTGGGCCCGCGCCGGGCTGATCGTGCGCAACGACCTGTCCGCCGACGGCTCGCCCGGGTACGTCAACCTGGCCGTGACGCCGTCCAACGGATGCGTGCTGTCCTGGGACTCCGGCCAGGACGGAACGTTCGACTCGATCAAGACGGCCGGTTCCTTCGCCGCACCGGTGTTCCTGCGCCTGACCCGTGCCGGCTCCGCCTACACGGGTGAGGCGAGCACCGACGGCACGACGTGGACCACCATCGGCACGGCCACACCGGGCGGCGCCGCCGGCACCCAGGACGTGGGGGTCTTCATGACGGCGGCGAACGGCTGGACCGGCACCCGCGGGATCGCGGAGTTCCAGGACTTCACGCTCTCCTGA
- a CDS encoding beta-glucosidase, producing the protein MSRYRPQEDFLTPPVSLTFEPAAPGPGQPVTLTAELTNTTRIALRGTALCFSADGGTGRTVSLGTVAPGRSVTRTWQTRLSDDAEGVVPLIAHAVFDVHEHGSDCARVTSLLHLPYRSLAGAFDNAGISSDTATSTADIDGSRSSLSAEALASAGLTPGATVTHDGTAFTWPDTEPGGKDNVVSLGQSVRLSGTGRRLAFLGTSTWGAGQGTGKVVYADGTEQDFLVDVPDWYGAYASAAVVLPYRNLPSGRDDNPVSLFTFGVDLQDRELYSVVLPKVGDGVGSSGPALHIFAMTVT; encoded by the coding sequence ATGAGCCGCTACCGCCCCCAGGAGGACTTCCTCACCCCGCCCGTCTCGCTCACCTTCGAGCCGGCCGCCCCCGGTCCCGGTCAGCCGGTGACCCTGACGGCCGAACTCACCAACACCACGCGGATCGCGCTGCGCGGCACGGCACTGTGTTTCTCCGCCGACGGCGGCACCGGCCGGACGGTCTCCCTCGGCACGGTGGCGCCCGGCCGCTCGGTGACCCGGACCTGGCAGACCCGGCTGTCCGACGACGCCGAGGGCGTCGTCCCGCTCATCGCCCACGCGGTCTTCGACGTGCACGAGCACGGATCCGACTGCGCCCGCGTGACCTCGCTGCTCCACCTGCCCTACCGGTCACTGGCCGGCGCCTTCGACAACGCCGGGATCTCCTCCGACACCGCCACCTCCACCGCCGACATCGACGGCTCGCGCTCCAGCCTGTCCGCCGAGGCGCTCGCCTCGGCCGGCCTCACCCCCGGCGCCACGGTCACCCACGACGGAACCGCCTTCACCTGGCCGGACACCGAGCCGGGCGGCAAGGACAACGTGGTGTCGCTCGGCCAGAGCGTACGGCTGTCCGGCACGGGCCGACGGCTGGCCTTCCTCGGCACCAGCACCTGGGGCGCGGGCCAGGGCACCGGCAAGGTCGTGTACGCGGACGGCACCGAGCAGGACTTCTTGGTCGACGTCCCCGACTGGTACGGGGCGTACGCCTCGGCCGCGGTGGTGCTGCCCTACCGCAACCTCCCGTCGGGCCGCGACGACAACCCGGTCAGCCTCTTCACCTTCGGCGTCGACCTGCAGGACAGGGAGCTGTACTCCGTCGTGCTGCCGAAGGTCGGCGACGGCGTGGGCAGCAGTGGTCCCGCCCTGCACATCTTCGCGATGACCGTCACCTGA
- a CDS encoding helix-turn-helix transcriptional regulator: MVWNAARQASVRPVATFAMVGRHAERAAVGQLLDAVRDGLSGALVLTGEPGIGKTRLLEYAATRAAELRVVRLTAVEQETGLGFGALHRLLRPFLNRVARLPDPQRAALDAALGLAARLPSDRYLVGLATLTLLSEVAADQPLLLLVDDAQWLDRESAEALAFAARRLHADSLGLIIAVREGLAGTGLFDALSVHSVTGLPEAEAKVLLSFGTRRVDPAVADRIVIGTGGNPLALLELADALTAEQLSGIAPLPDPLPVGRLLEEHFQRRVRALPPETGTLLLLLAAAPSGEAAMMWRAAGTLGLSPRAVEPAVAAGILGRGVPTAFRHPLIRSAVYSGADPGERRRMHAALAAACDSVRDTDRRAWHRAEASEGVDEKVAADLEAASERARSRGGYSQQALFLSRAADFTSDPAKRTERLLDAAQAHLMSGDASAARTALDLAGADIRGPVMRTRELRMRATSQMFQILVADVPAMLMDAVARLGPQDPRLTWELLCEALHAALVAHGRTHGTSLAEVAAAVVAVQRASDTATPGRDLLMEGLARRVAEGYEHGAPVLRTALERLRTGGEFGDTNSPLAVMVAMGCDDLWDIEAGRELTDRLAAADRDAGALYALSMTLLVEARCELWDGRFTQAEVRYAEFDDIAEDTGFPGGGDINRLHLFALTGREAELRAAVRRTAEMRGSGHGLLQLLAQHALTLFELGQGRYRQALRHARAVFVADPPACGNLVLPLLIEAGVRVGDRVGAAEALARLEVRAPLADTPWALGTLALGRALTAEGDEAERFYQESVDVLGTVPTALEQARARLLFGEWLRRRKRRSDARTQLRAAYESFDAFGAVPYAERARVELLATGETARRRTEETRFDLTPRERQVGSMAASGLTNAEIATRLFITTSTVEFHMNKVFRKLGITSRRQIPRAIGEPDPAADG, from the coding sequence ATGGTGTGGAACGCGGCTCGGCAGGCATCCGTCCGACCTGTGGCCACGTTCGCCATGGTCGGCCGTCACGCCGAGCGGGCAGCCGTCGGACAGCTGCTCGACGCGGTGCGCGACGGCCTGAGCGGCGCCCTGGTCCTGACCGGCGAACCCGGAATCGGCAAGACCCGGCTGCTGGAGTACGCCGCGACCCGGGCCGCGGAACTGCGCGTGGTCCGGCTGACCGCGGTCGAGCAGGAGACCGGTCTTGGCTTCGGCGCGCTGCACCGGCTCCTGCGGCCGTTCCTGAACCGGGTGGCCCGGCTGCCCGACCCGCAGCGAGCCGCACTGGACGCGGCTCTGGGTCTGGCGGCGAGGCTGCCCTCGGACCGTTACCTGGTCGGCCTGGCAACACTGACACTGTTGTCCGAGGTGGCCGCCGATCAGCCACTGCTGCTGTTGGTGGACGATGCGCAATGGCTGGACCGGGAGTCGGCCGAGGCGCTCGCTTTCGCCGCCCGCCGGCTGCATGCCGACTCCCTCGGCCTGATCATCGCCGTCCGCGAAGGGCTCGCGGGCACGGGCCTGTTCGACGCACTGAGCGTGCATTCGGTCACCGGCTTGCCCGAGGCGGAGGCCAAGGTCCTGCTCTCCTTCGGCACCCGGCGGGTGGACCCGGCCGTGGCCGACCGGATCGTCATCGGGACCGGCGGCAATCCGCTCGCACTGCTGGAACTCGCCGATGCCCTGACGGCCGAGCAGTTGTCCGGTATCGCCCCCTTGCCAGATCCACTGCCGGTGGGCCGTCTGCTGGAAGAGCATTTCCAGCGCCGGGTGCGAGCCCTGCCGCCGGAGACCGGAACCCTGTTGTTGCTGCTCGCGGCGGCCCCGTCGGGCGAGGCGGCGATGATGTGGCGCGCCGCAGGCACGCTGGGCCTGTCGCCCCGCGCTGTCGAGCCGGCGGTCGCCGCGGGCATCCTCGGCCGTGGCGTGCCGACGGCCTTCCGGCATCCTCTGATCCGCTCCGCGGTGTACTCCGGCGCCGATCCCGGCGAGCGCCGCCGGATGCACGCGGCGCTCGCCGCCGCCTGCGACTCCGTGCGGGACACCGACCGCCGTGCCTGGCACCGGGCCGAGGCGTCCGAGGGAGTGGACGAGAAGGTCGCCGCCGACCTGGAGGCCGCCTCCGAACGCGCCCGGTCCCGCGGCGGCTACTCCCAGCAGGCCCTGTTCCTGTCGCGCGCCGCTGATTTCACCAGCGACCCGGCCAAACGGACAGAGCGGCTGCTCGACGCGGCGCAGGCCCATCTGATGTCCGGCGACGCATCGGCGGCACGGACCGCGCTCGACCTGGCCGGAGCCGACATCCGTGGCCCGGTCATGCGCACTCGTGAGCTGCGCATGCGGGCCACCTCACAGATGTTCCAGATCCTCGTCGCCGACGTCCCCGCCATGCTGATGGACGCCGTGGCCAGGCTCGGTCCGCAGGATCCGCGGCTGACCTGGGAACTGCTCTGTGAGGCGCTGCACGCCGCGCTGGTCGCCCATGGCCGCACGCACGGCACGTCGTTGGCCGAGGTCGCGGCGGCCGTCGTCGCAGTGCAACGAGCCTCGGACACTGCCACGCCCGGCCGTGACCTGCTGATGGAGGGTCTGGCCCGTCGGGTGGCCGAGGGCTACGAGCACGGCGCGCCCGTGCTGCGCACCGCCCTGGAACGGTTGCGCACCGGTGGCGAGTTCGGGGACACGAACAGTCCGCTGGCGGTGATGGTGGCCATGGGCTGTGACGATCTGTGGGACATCGAGGCCGGGCGCGAACTCACCGATCGCCTGGCGGCGGCGGACCGCGACGCCGGCGCACTGTACGCGCTGAGCATGACGTTGCTCGTCGAAGCGCGCTGTGAACTCTGGGACGGGCGGTTCACGCAGGCGGAGGTCCGCTACGCCGAGTTCGACGACATTGCGGAGGACACCGGCTTTCCCGGCGGCGGGGACATCAACCGGCTCCACCTGTTCGCCCTGACCGGCCGGGAGGCCGAACTGCGGGCAGCGGTGCGGCGGACCGCGGAGATGAGGGGCAGCGGCCACGGCCTGCTCCAGTTGCTGGCGCAGCACGCGCTGACCCTGTTCGAGCTGGGGCAGGGACGTTACCGGCAGGCGTTGCGGCACGCCCGAGCGGTTTTCGTGGCCGACCCCCCGGCCTGCGGCAACCTCGTTCTTCCTCTGCTCATCGAGGCCGGTGTACGGGTCGGCGACCGAGTCGGCGCAGCCGAGGCCCTGGCCCGGCTGGAGGTGCGCGCCCCGCTCGCGGATACGCCCTGGGCCCTGGGCACCCTGGCTCTGGGCCGGGCGTTGACAGCCGAGGGCGACGAGGCCGAACGGTTCTACCAGGAGTCGGTCGATGTGCTGGGAACGGTTCCGACGGCCCTGGAGCAGGCCCGGGCGCGACTGCTGTTCGGCGAATGGCTGCGTCGCCGCAAGCGGCGTTCCGATGCCAGGACGCAGTTGCGTGCCGCGTATGAGAGCTTCGACGCCTTCGGTGCGGTGCCGTACGCCGAGCGGGCCCGGGTCGAGTTGCTGGCCACCGGCGAGACGGCCCGCAGGCGGACGGAGGAGACCAGGTTCGATCTCACGCCGCGGGAACGGCAGGTGGGCTCCATGGCCGCCTCGGGGCTGACCAACGCCGAGATCGCGACGCGGTTGTTCATCACCACCTCGACCGTCGAGTTTCACATGAACAAGGTGTTCCGCAAGCTCGGCATCACCTCCCGGAGGCAGATACCTCGCGCGATCGGCGAACCGGACCCGGCGGCCGACGGTTGA